In Mangifera indica cultivar Alphonso chromosome 7, CATAS_Mindica_2.1, whole genome shotgun sequence, the genomic window CTGTTTGCTTCGTAAGCTCCATCATTCGAAAATCCGTACGGTACTCTTTCGTGCTCTCTCTCTTTTGAATTGTTGTTACAAATGAGTTGAATTTTGACATTTACGTTTCGCATTGCTGTTGTAGGGAGTTTCATATGGTCTCGGCCTTTCGTCTGATAAGGTAATtctttctcttatatttttgcTGTATGCTTTCGAGTAggtattaagattttttttttctggttccTTTTATAGTGTGTGCGTGTTTGAATGAAATAGGAAGTGTTCTCTTCCTATAAAATAGATTTGAAGTTTATATtgttcattagaaaaaaaatgaaaagtgcTTTTTTTAAAGGCTCTTGGAGGTCATTTCTATTCAAGTCTATCAATTGCAAGCATTTGGGAGCGCTTTTGGCGCAATGAGAAATGCATGTAGCATAGTCTTTTCCTAATTAACTAAACAGAAGCAATAAAAAGTGTTGATCAAGTATATTCTTTTCAGAAGAGCTTTTATCAGAAGCTTTCTCTACCACGGAACATTAAAATTGGTGTTGTAAAGCTTATGCAGTTTAAAAGAGTGTTTGATATGCTTATATTTCAGACAATggtgttcttttttttttttttaatttttgtgtgtgtgtgtatttatcATTGTTCCTGCTCACACTCATTCTTATTGCTGTGAATTTGGTGAAGACTAGAAAGTTGTATACTTAACAATGCATTGAAGTTTACTTAGAATTGTCTTCTGTGGTCACTTAATTCTtagtttacaattttttgtAGTTATGTTACTACTGAATACATTTTTGACTGCTGACATTATATTTTTCTGGtataacaaacataatttttttagagtgCCTACTATATGTCTATTTGTTGCATTTGCTTGATATAGGTGATTGCATTGAAGAGGATTGCTACGGAATACTTGTGTGATTGCTTTCTTTTGGATGCATCTGTAGATGGTGCTGCAAATGAGATAAACCAAGCATGGGGTGACAAAGGAGGGAGTATTTTGTATGTTGTTTCTGAAAAGAAGGATGCCTTTCATAAACCTAGTTCCCATTGGATGATTATTGTTGTGGGTGAGTAATACTGAGCCTATAGATCTCCCTAGATGATGGGATAATCCGAATCTTGTAAAAAGTATAGTCTACTACCAAGCGTCTTACATATCAGAAAGGATGTCCTGCTGTGATTGCATCTGAAAGATCTGACGGATCAAAGTCTGATTTGATCATATGATTATGATTATTACTTGCTTTTACCTTGTTCTTGTAGTTGTCACATTAAGGCTGGGTTCTATTTGGTGGCATCTTCTGTCTACATAAAATGTATAGGAATCCTTGGTCTAATAAAGTTCATTATGTGCCAACAAGCTGTTGCATTAATACTGGTTGTTGAAATAATATGCTGAATTAAGTTGCTTCCAAGGCTTGGGGACTTAATACCACGTTCTGCATCTCGGTTAATAAATGCTCACTAGTTACAGAGAACATTCAATAGGCTTGCTTGTTTGTTCtatctatttttgttaaattggttATTGAAACTGGATTCTGCTTCTCTCTCAGGTGTTGAAAGTGCAAGTGTGTCTGATAATTCAAGCATACTTTATATCAACAGGCTAGAAGAGTTGCCTATGGCCATTTGCCAGTTGAACAAAAAGGTTTTCTGAATTGATCCATTCTTCCAATGTTACTTTTTCAAGATTGCCATTTGTTGTTTACATGATTTTGGGTTTAGTAAGTTGTATGATAGGAAGTCAATCTGAAAACCTATAAAAAGAGTAGTCATTAGGAGAGATTGTTATTGAAGGAATGACTAATTAACATAATCGATTTCATAGTGAAGGAGAAGTGAAAAGCAAGAATGTACTTGAAAATTTCTATACATTATTTGCACTACCTCATACTTCTCATATAATACTCATTCCATGACTTGTTTCGTGTCTCAAATTTGAAGTAGGCAACCGGCAACAATGCTTTGATGGTTGGATATGTCATGAAGCCTTCACGTGAAGAAGATTTTTCCAAGGTGAGCTTTTTCACAGATATGAGAATTTACCATATAAGAAAAGAGTTAAAGGAAGCTATAGAGGTAATTCCAGTTGTAGGGTCATGTACAACCAAGGCATGCATAAAAtcagtatgtaattttttatacttttgattGAATGTTCtacattgaaattgaaaaatcactCATCATGGTTCCTAAATCTGAAATTTAGATGAGGCCAACAAGACCCAAGAACAATTGAACTAAATGTGAGGGACAGCTTTTTGTATAGTAAAAGAATTAGTCGTGTGTGTTTATCTTTGTCATTCTGATATATACTTAAGaatgatttaattgattaattgtgtCCCTAGCAGTTATTAGGTCTGCCTAACTGTAGTTGATTATATGTTTAACTTTCTGCAGCTCACCAATAAAGAGAATGTGCGAGATTTccgttattttattctttagtCAGCAAAAGAAAACAGTGTATTAGAAGCTATTTTGATTTAATCATTTACAGAGGGGTGCATTTCCAATGAATCCTACTCCAAACGGCTTGATTTTTGTGCCTCTCACATTTGAGATGCCTCTATCATCTCAATTACAAGGCGTTGACATAGTTCTCCATAAAGCAACAGATGAAATCAAGTCCATCAATTTGGGAAGCAATTCAGATTTTTCCAACAGAATCACTTTCACCTCAAGAATGCAGGAACTGCAAAGGTAACTTCTAACTGGAATCACATGTACAATGTATCTCTCTTGAACTTGTTTAGATGTTTGGCATGTGAATTTGCTTGCCTATTGTTGCTTCTTTGTTCAGTtgaaatatatttacaaaacttcgaATAAAATGTCAAGTAAAATGTTTTCAGTACGTctgaaattttagattaatgCTATGGTTATATGCATCTTTCCTCATTAGTATTAGCACTCTTACAGGCTTATGGAGGATCACTCTAATTTCTTTGTAATCGACCCTCTTGATAATATTTACCCAGTATTGGATCGGCTGAAAATCCAACTAGTTTTGCGTGGTCTGCAAGATCTCAATGCGGAAGGTGGCCATACAATCAGGGGGCCCCATTTTCTCAAGGTCTTCTTTTTACTAGGATAGAATCTGTTTTCTACTTGTTGCTGATCTAATGAATTGCTGGAACAAATCCGGATAATTACCTTGCTGATGTTTTATATCTGAAATCGTTTCTTTTCCagttaaaatttagataaaattatctttatacaATATTTGTACTATTTGTAAACCTTATTGTAACAGAAATTTAGCTTGATGGATATTGCTATCTTTATCACCTAGTACACATGGTTTACATGAAATGAATCTTAATGGGGGATAATATCTGTGGTCTATATTGGGGCTAATTAATGTTATTATCATACTGGAGACGGTGATCATCTAtgttgaaaattgttatttatttgcatgaatTTTGTGACTACAGGTACCATGAAAGATAGTGAAAGTTATAACTGAAAGGAAGATGTAATATTAAAAGGAAAACTTTAAtggttttcattttctttcttcctaGTCTATTCCTTGAGTGCTATAAATATTCACTCTTTGTAATCACAACTATATAATTTATGGCTTCATTTATGCGTAAgttctctaatattttttaatatctccTCAAATCAAGATACATCTAAAGCTTTAATGTGCAGGTTAATGATTTTAATGAATCTGATTTGGCACAAAGACTACCAGAAGCTAAATTATCTTTTCCATGTATAGTGAAACCTCAAGTTGCCTGTGGTGTTGCTGATGCTCATAGTATGgtaaatatacatttattttaattcttgcTCTACCCTTTCCTGAATTCCTTTTATTgttattgacttttttttttataattgcaATTATACACTGTTTATATATTCTGGGTCTGTCAACTGTCATTCTGTAAAGAAACAATTGTATACCAAATTTTTTCAAGTAGGTAAAATTGGTGTATTGCCTGACAAGGCCTATCAAATTGGCCTTAATTGTGCATTCTTATAACAATTTTTCACTCGAAGTTTTCTTGGTTAAATGTGCACAAACTGGTAAGGGTTCTTTTACTATCTGCCTTTCCTTTCACTtccttttttcactttaaaaggTTGAATCCTGGAATCGCAGGCAATTGTTTTTGAAATAGAAGATTTTAAGCATTTGAGTGTTCCTCTTCCTGCTATTGTTCAGGTGAGCATGAAGTTGATGCTTTTTCTGTAGTTATATGTTTCTTCCTTGTGGCAACATAATTGTTATTGTTGTTCAGGTGAGCATACAATTGCTTTCGTTATGATGACTTCTAAATAGATTCATTTCTTTTGCTTCTCATCTTTTCAACAATATTGGTATTGTTGAGactttcttcttttcatttttgaGTTCTCAAATTATGGCTCCAGTAGAGCAAACGCAAACCTAAAACGCATACAAAATAGGTGACTGGGTCCAAGTGTAGCTTGCCATAAGTGTAAAAAATTGTTTCGATGtgttttatatcttaatttcttaagagtattttattttttattcatatttttttgactCTTCATTTTAAAACTGATATTGTCTGTTGCTATTGCAGGAATACATAAACCACTCATCTACTCTGTTCAAGTTTTATGTATTGGGTGAGACTGTTTTCCATGCAATTAAGAAGTCAATCCCAAATTCCAGTACTTTGAGGAAATCATATGAAAGAAACAGCTTAAAGCCTATATCGTTTGATAGGTTGTAATGAATATGTTCTCTCTTACATCTTCCATCTTCTTTTGGTTTATACTTTTTGTATTATCGTTGAGATCATACATTGAAACTATAATATGGTGTGATCTCTCCACAGCTTAAAGTCTCTACCTACCAACACTGAAAGTCCGCATCCAGGAGATGCAGTTTCCTGTAAGGTTGATCTTGATCTCGAGCTAGTCAAAGATGCTGCAAAATGGCTTGCAAGAACACTTGATCTTACAATATTTGGCTTTGATGTAGTTGTAAGTATGCAATTTTACTAATGTTCTCtctctaataaataatttataatgtttatattatttgcaGAAACACATGTTAAtaaatgtcaaaaaaaattaaaaaagaaagaatacatATAAATGCCAAGATCTGTTATGAAATCCATTTGATGCTTACCATTTTTCACAAAACCTCTTTTATTCAGTCTTATGCATGCCATCGTGGTTGAGGCAAGACAATCTTGCGCTTATCATGGATACAGGACCATTTTCAATGACCTCTTGAGCACTCGATATACAAATGGAAATGATGTGTATATTATTGAATACAAGCCATTTTCCATCTAACATTACTGTCTGTTCTGTGAAACTTTTCAGGTTCAAGAAGGCACCGGTGACCATGTCATCGTGGACGTAAACTACCTCCCATCATTCAAAGAAGTAGATAACGATATTGCCATACCAGCCTTCTGGGTCGCCATTAAAATGAAGTATGAATTGAGAGCTTCCACATCTTGAGCCTTTTTGGCAATTGGAAAGTCAATGTAGCCAAGGTAAAATTTCTTGAGTTctgaataataatttactttcatGCAAAAATTTCTCAAGACATTGTTCTTCattttaatgtcattttgaaaactaatgaACCAGTAATGAAAATATGcgtttattatattcaataattttgtttatacaaatttattatgatttttttttattttcataagttATAAATTAACTGTCATGTGAAAGACTGGCTCGTACAGTAAACATAATCTGGCATTATCATGATGTTccaaataagaagaaaatttaatcatCATCTTAAATTATTACtactcattttcttttccataCTACAGAACAACCACTCAATTTAGACTGCATTCTATTTGGGTTGAGTTCAagatcaatttgattttaaaagagTAAATTTGAGATCTATTTGAGGTTGTTGAACTaagattcaaatttgattccgaaataattttattttgaatttgatataagTCAATATGGATTTTAATGTatcatttttacaaaatttatattatgatatagTAATTAGAGAAAGATTTTTGAAGTTTTAGGTGTCATCTAAATGATGAATTGTCTGAATTCGTCTAATCCAAACGTTTTGAAATGATGCGTTGCTTTTGAGAGAGATGACGACGGCTTTGGGTTTAAAGGAAGTCGTTGGTGGACGGAGATGGTCTTTGGAGAGTAGTTCAAAATAAACCTTAGGTTTTTCgagaaaaa contains:
- the LOC123220029 gene encoding inositol 1,3,4-trisphosphate 5/6-kinase 4 isoform X1 — its product is MSSVRGVIFDESLLLLSAAPNENDASFQLLSGASCLLRKLHHSKIRTGVSYGLGLSSDKVIALKRIATEYLCDCFLLDASVDGAANEINQAWGDKGGSILYVVSEKKDAFHKPSSHWMIIVVGVESASVSDNSSILYINRLEELPMAICQLNKKATGNNALMVGYVMKPSREEDFSKRGAFPMNPTPNGLIFVPLTFEMPLSSQLQGVDIVLHKATDEIKSINLGSNSDFSNRITFTSRMQELQRLMEDHSNFFVIDPLDNIYPVLDRLKIQLVLRGLQDLNAEGGHTIRGPHFLKVNDFNESDLAQRLPEAKLSFPCIVKPQVACGVADAHSMAIVFEIEDFKHLSVPLPAIVQEYINHSSTLFKFYVLGETVFHAIKKSIPNSSTLRKSYERNSLKPISFDSLKSLPTNTESPHPGDAVSCKVDLDLELVKDAAKWLARTLDLTIFGFDVVVQEGTGDHVIVDVNYLPSFKEVDNDIAIPAFWVAIKMKYELRASTS
- the LOC123220029 gene encoding inositol 1,3,4-trisphosphate 5/6-kinase 4 isoform X2, coding for MSSVRGVIFDESLLLLSAAPNENDASFQLLSGASCLLRKLHHSKIRTGVSYGLGLSSDKVIALKRIATEYLCDCFLLDASVDGAANEINQAWGDKGGSILYVVSEKKDAFHKPSSHWMIIVVGVESASVSDNSSILYINRLEELPMAICQLNKKATGNNALMVGYVMKPSREEDFSKRGAFPMNPTPNGLIFVPLTFEMPLSSQLQGVDIVLHKATDEIKSINLGSNSDFSNRITFTSRMQELQRLMEDHSNFFVIDPLDNIYPVLDRLKIQLVLRGLQDLNAEGGHTIRGPHFLKVNDFNESDLAQRLPEAKLSFPCIVKPQVACGVADAHSMEYINHSSTLFKFYVLGETVFHAIKKSIPNSSTLRKSYERNSLKPISFDSLKSLPTNTESPHPGDAVSCKVDLDLELVKDAAKWLARTLDLTIFGFDVVVQEGTGDHVIVDVNYLPSFKEVDNDIAIPAFWVAIKMKYELRASTS
- the LOC123220029 gene encoding inositol 1,3,4-trisphosphate 5/6-kinase 4 isoform X3 produces the protein MKTTLHFSCYREPPVCFVSSIIRKSGVSYGLGLSSDKVIALKRIATEYLCDCFLLDASVDGAANEINQAWGDKGGSILYVVSEKKDAFHKPSSHWMIIVVGVESASVSDNSSILYINRLEELPMAICQLNKKATGNNALMVGYVMKPSREEDFSKRGAFPMNPTPNGLIFVPLTFEMPLSSQLQGVDIVLHKATDEIKSINLGSNSDFSNRITFTSRMQELQRLMEDHSNFFVIDPLDNIYPVLDRLKIQLVLRGLQDLNAEGGHTIRGPHFLKVNDFNESDLAQRLPEAKLSFPCIVKPQVACGVADAHSMAIVFEIEDFKHLSVPLPAIVQEYINHSSTLFKFYVLGETVFHAIKKSIPNSSTLRKSYERNSLKPISFDSLKSLPTNTESPHPGDAVSCKVDLDLELVKDAAKWLARTLDLTIFGFDVVVQEGTGDHVIVDVNYLPSFKEVDNDIAIPAFWVAIKMKYELRASTS